A window of Rattus norvegicus strain BN/NHsdMcwi chromosome 14, GRCr8, whole genome shotgun sequence contains these coding sequences:
- the Nkx6-1 gene encoding homeobox protein Nkx-6.1: MLAVGAMEGPRQSAFLLSSPPLAALHSMAEMKTPLYPAAYPPLPTGPPSSSSSSSSSSSPSPPLGAHNPGGLKPPAAGGLSSLGSPPQQLSAATPHGINDILSRPSMPVASGAALPSASPSGSSSSSSSSASATSASAAAAAAAAAAAAAASSPAGLLAGLPRFSSLSPPPPPPGLYFSPSAAAVAAVGRYPKPLAELPGRTPIFWPGVMQSPPWRDARLACTPHQGSILLDKDGKRKHTRPTFSGQQIFALEKTFEQTKYLAGPERARLAYSLGMTESQVKVWFQNRRTKWRKKHAAEMATAKKKQDSETERLKGTSENEEDDDDYNKPLDPNSDDEKITQLLKKHKSSGGSLLLHASEAEGSS; encoded by the exons ATGTTAGCTGTGGGGGCGATGGAGGGCCCCCGGCAGAGCGCGTTCCTGCTCAGCAGCCCGCCCTTGGCCGCCCTGCACAGCATGGCCGAGATGAAGACCCCGCTCTACCCTGCCGCCTATCCCCCGCTGCCCACCGGGCccccctcctcctcgtcctcgtcctcctcgtcctcgtcgcCCTCCCCACCTTTGGGCGCACACAACCCGGGCGGTTTGAAGCCCCCGGCCGCGGGGGGCCTCTCGTCCCTGGGCAGCCCCCCGCAGCAGCTTTCGGCGGCCACTCCGCACGGCATCAACGACATCCTGAGCCGGCCCTCCATGCCGGTGGCCTCGGGGGCCGCCCTGCCCTCCGCCTCGCCCTCGgggtcttcttcctcctcctcctcgtccgcCTCCGCCACCTCGGCCTCTGCGgccgccgctgctgctgccgctgccgccgccgctgccgcctcATCGCCCGCCGGGCTGTTGGCCGGCCTGCCCCGCTTCAGCAGCCTGAGCCCTCCGCCACCGCCGCCCGGGCTCTACTTTAGCCCCAGCGCCGCGGCCGTGGCCGCCGTGGGCCGGTACCCCAAGCCCCTGGCCGAGCTGCCCGGTCGGACGCCCATCTTCTGGCCTGGGGTGATGCAGAGCCCGCCTTGGAGGGACGCGCGCCTTGCCTGTACCCCCC ATCAAGGATCCATTTTGTTGGACAAAGATGGGAAGAGAAAACACACCAGACCCACATTCTCCGGCCAGCAGATCTTCGCCCTGGAGAAGACTTTCGAACAAACGAAGtacttggcaggaccagagagaGCACGCTTGGCCTATTCTCTGGGGATGACGGAGAGTCAGGTCAAG GTCTGGTTCCAGAATCGGCGGACCAAGTGGAGAAAGAAGCACGCAGCCGAGATGGCCACGGCCAAGAAGAAGCAGGACTCGGAGACTGAGCGGCTCAAGGGGACTTCGGAGAACGAGGAGGACGACGACGATTACAACAAGCCCCTGGACCCGAACTCTGACGACGAGAAAATCACTCAGCTGCTGAAAAAGCACAAATCCAGCGGAGGCAGCCTCCTGCTGCACGCGTCGGAGGCCGAGGGCTCGTCCTGA